A stretch of the Methanobacteriaceae archaeon genome encodes the following:
- a CDS encoding DUF488 family protein, with protein MIKIKKAYQSPAQKDGYRIMVDRVWPRGVSKQRLKMDVWLKDIAPSHDLRRWLSQNSQNWEEFKDKYREELKDKSEFLNQILELEKEKETVTLVYTAGGADQNNAIVLKEVLEEIKSQ; from the coding sequence ATGATTAAAATAAAAAAAGCCTACCAGTCCCCAGCACAAAAGGATGGTTACAGAATCATGGTGGATCGAGTATGGCCCCGTGGAGTATCTAAACAAAGATTAAAAATGGATGTATGGCTAAAAGACATTGCACCCAGTCATGATCTCCGTCGCTGGTTAAGTCAAAATTCTCAAAACTGGGAAGAATTTAAAGATAAATACAGAGAAGAGTTAAAGGACAAATCTGAATTTCTAAACCAGATTCTTGAATTGGAAAAAGAAAAAGAAACTGTAACATTAGTATACACAGCTGGTGGTGCAGATCAAAACAATGCAATTGTCTTAAAAGAAGTTTTAGAGGAAATTAAGTCACAATAA
- the cobJ gene encoding precorrin-3B C(17)-methyltransferase: MIKVVGIGPRRGDMTIRALEALKEADVIIGYGGYTRQIDDLLDGKKVISRGMGQEVDRAELAIQYSKKGFKVALISSGDPGVYGMANVLYQVMGKYSDLEVEVIPGVTAANYSAALLGAPLHDLAVISLSDILTPLSEIKRKVRAACESDFIIVFYNPRSKRRTEPLKEALTIIRSIRNSKTPVGMVKTSEDGSMVRIVSLEDLQDEEVDMNTTVIVGNTFTYVDNGKMVTPRGYIIPYSTHPLALDFYHKYLAGEGSKGSNTSCEFYPCHSHPQNCTFCYCPFYPCADPSTGGHWIKEKNVWSCDGCTWIHQDDTVECIEGKLPQILEKVEDLQDKKKELLKLRRECVYLTK, encoded by the coding sequence ATGATAAAAGTAGTTGGCATCGGACCTCGTCGAGGTGACATGACTATAAGGGCGCTTGAAGCTTTGAAAGAGGCTGATGTGATAATTGGGTATGGTGGATACACTCGCCAGATAGATGATCTTCTGGATGGGAAGAAAGTTATCTCCCGGGGCATGGGTCAGGAAGTGGACCGGGCAGAACTAGCTATTCAATATTCCAAAAAAGGTTTTAAGGTGGCTTTAATTAGCAGTGGTGATCCTGGTGTCTATGGGATGGCCAACGTGCTTTATCAAGTAATGGGAAAATACTCTGACCTGGAAGTTGAGGTAATCCCAGGGGTAACTGCAGCTAACTATTCAGCCGCACTTTTAGGAGCTCCTTTACACGATTTAGCAGTCATCAGTCTAAGTGATATTCTAACACCTCTGTCTGAGATTAAAAGAAAGGTTCGCGCCGCATGTGAGTCTGATTTTATCATAGTTTTCTACAACCCTCGCAGCAAACGAAGAACTGAACCATTAAAAGAGGCTTTAACCATTATAAGAAGTATTAGAAACTCCAAAACTCCGGTGGGAATGGTGAAAACCAGTGAAGATGGCTCGATGGTTAGAATTGTTTCTTTAGAAGATCTTCAAGATGAGGAAGTGGATATGAACACCACTGTAATTGTTGGTAACACTTTTACCTACGTGGATAATGGAAAAATGGTTACACCGCGCGGTTATATCATTCCCTATTCAACTCATCCGCTGGCACTGGATTTTTACCATAAATATTTGGCTGGGGAGGGTAGCAAAGGTTCTAATACATCATGTGAGTTCTATCCCTGTCACAGCCATCCCCAAAACTGCACTTTTTGTTATTGCCCCTTCTATCCCTGTGCAGACCCCTCCACTGGTGGGCACTGGATCAAAGAAAAGAATGTGTGGAGTTGTGATGGTTGCACTTGGATACATCAGGATGATACAGTGGAATGCATAGAGGGTAAGTTACCGCAAATACTGGAAAAAGTGGAAGACCTCCAAGATAAGAAGAAAGAGCTACTTAAATTAAGAAGGGAGTGCGTCTATTTAACAAAATAA